A genomic region of Saccopteryx bilineata isolate mSacBil1 chromosome 1, mSacBil1_pri_phased_curated, whole genome shotgun sequence contains the following coding sequences:
- the KRT4 gene encoding keratin, type II cytoskeletal 4 translates to MIARQQSVRGKSQGFSGSSAVVGGGKKVAFSSVSMSGSAGRSSSGGFGSRSLYNLGGNKSISISMAGCRQGAGFGAAGGFGVGGFGGGFGAGSFGGGFGGSFGGQGGFPVCPAGGIQEVTINQSLLTPLHVEIDPEIQKVRTEEREQIKTLNNKFASFIDKVRFLEQQNKVLETKWNLLQQQTTTTSSKNLEPFFEAYLSALRKQLDTLGNDKGRLQSELKAMQDSVEDFKTKYEDEINKRTAAENDFVVLKKDVDAAYMNKVELEAKVEALNDEINFLRVLYAAELSQMQSHVSDTSVILSMDNNRCLDLDSIIAEVRTQYEEIALKSKAEAEALYQIKFQQLQTSADQYGDNLKNTKSEIAELNRMIQRLRAEIENVKKQCQTLEASVTDAEQRGEVALKDAYSKRTEMEAALKKAKEELTRMLKDYQELMSVKLALDIEIATYRKLLEGEECRMSGECQNTVSISVVGGAAGAGGIGGGFGSCSGFGLGTGFGSGSGSGYGFGGGVSGSSSSKIVSTTTLTKRSHR, encoded by the exons ATGATTGCCAGACAGCAGAGTGTCCGGGGCAAGTCCCAAGGCTTTAGTGGTAGCTCAGCTGTTGTAGGTGGGGGCAAGAAGGTTGCTTTCAGCTCGGTCTCCATGTCTGGGAGTGCAGGCCGCAGCTCCTCTGGGGGCTTTGGCAGTAGGAGCCTCTACAACCTCGGAGGGAACAAGAGCATCTCCATCAGCATGGCCGGATGCCGGCAAGGTGCCGGCTTTGGGGCTGCTGGAGGTTTTGGGGTTGGAGGCTTTGGTGGTGGATTTGGTGCTGGCAGCTTTGGTGGTGGATTTGGAGGCTCCTTCGGTGGACAGGGTGGTTTCCCTGTCTGCCCTGCTGGGGGGATTCAGGAGGTCACCATCAACCAGAGCCTGCTGACCCCACTCCATGTGGAGATCGACCCTGAAATCCAGAAGGTCAGGACTGAGGAGCGGGAGCAGATCAAGACCCTCAACAACAAGTTCGCCTCCTTCATCGACAAG GTGCGGTTCTTAGAGCAACAGAATAAGGTTCTGGAGACCAAGTGGAACCTCCTCCAGCAGCAGACAACCACCACATCTAGCAAAAACCTGGAGCCATTCTTTGAGGCCTACCTCAGTGCCCTGAGGAAGCAGCTGGATACCTTGGGCAATGACAAGGGACGCCTGCAGTCTGAGCTGAAGGCCATGCAGGACAGTGTAGAAGACTTCAAGACCAA GTATGAAGATGAGATCAACAAACGCACAGCTGCTGAGAATGACTTTGTGGTGctcaagaag GATGTGGACGCTGCCTACATGAACAAGGTGGAGTTGGAGGCCAAGGTGGAAGCCCTTAATGACGAGATCAACTTCCTGAGAGTCCTCTATGCTGCG GAGCTGTCCCAGATGCAGAGCCACGTCAGTGACACATCTGTCATCCTGTCCATGGACAACAACCGCTGCCTGGACCTGGACAGCATCATTGCTGAGGTCCGAACCCAGTACGAGGAGATCGCCCTGAAGAGCAAGGCTGAGGCCGAGGCCCTGTACCAGATCAAG TTCCAGCAGCTCCAGACCTCAGCTGACCAATATGGTGACAACCTGAAGAACACCAAGAGTGAGATTGCAGAGCTCAACAGGATGATCCAGAGGCTGCGAGCTGAGATCGAGAACGTCAAGAAGCAG TGCCAGACTCTAGAGGCCTCCGTGACTGATGCTGAGCAGCGTGGGGAGGTGGCCCTGAAAGATGCCTATAGCAAGCGCACAGAAATGGAGGCTGCTCTGAAGAAGGCCAAAGAGGAGCTCACCCGGATGCTGAAGGACTACCAGGAGCTCATGAGCGTGAAGCTGGCCCTGGACATCGAGATCGCCACCTACCGCAAGCTGCTGGAGGGCGAGGAGTGCCG GATGTCTGGAGAATGCCAGAATACTGTGAGCATCT ccgtggTTGGTGGTGCTGCCGGCGCAGGAGGCATCGGCGGAGGATTTGGAAGCTGCTCTGggtttggcctgggcactggcttTGGCTCTGGCTCTGGAAGTGGCTATGGGTTTGGTGGCGGTGTCTCTGGCAGTTCCAGCAGCAAGATCGTTTCTACCACCACCCTGACCAAGAGATCCCACCGATAG
- the KRT79 gene encoding keratin, type II cytoskeletal 79 produces the protein MRPSVSRRTYSTKGGFSSNSALGGGGPRAHTSFNSVTVSRSSGSGGGARCGPSMGGFGSRSLYNLGGSKSISVSVAGGASAGRVVGGFGHVSGAYMGLGAGRQTFGAVCPPGSIQEVTVNQSLLTPLHVEIDPEIQRVRTQEREQIKTLNNKFASFIDKVRFLEQQNKVLETKWMLLQEQGQSSGVTRNNVEPLFETYTSSLRRQLDNLQGEQGRLDSELRNVQDLVEDFKNKYEDEINKRTAAENEFVVLKKDVDAAYMGRMDLHGRVSTLTEELDFLNHLYEMELSQVQTHVSDTNVILSMDNNRNLDLDSIIAEVKAQYELIAQRSRAEAESWYQTQYEELQVTAGKHGDNLRDTKNEIAELTRTVQRLQGEADAAKKQCQQLQTAIADAEQRGNLALKDAQKKFGDLDTALLQAKEELARLLRDYQALMNVKLALDVEIATYRKLLESEESRMSGECPSAVSISVTGNSTTVSGGSAAGFGGGISLGGSGGAAKGGFSTNVGYSTVKGGPVSGGTSILRKTTTVKTSSRRY, from the exons ATGAGACCCTCTGTGTCGCGGCGGACATACTCCACCAAAGGGGGCTTCAGCTCCAACTCTGCCCTTGGAGGGGGTGGGCCCAGGGCCCACACCAGCTTCAACTCTGTGACGGTGTCCCGGAGCAGTGGCAGTGGTGGAGGGGCCCGCTGTGGCCCTAGCATGGGGGGCTTCGGCAGCCGGAGCCTCTATAACTTGGGGGGCAGCAAGAGCATCTCCGTCAGTGTGGCTGGTGGGGCCTCCGCAGGGCGGGTTGTAGGAGGCTTTGGCCATGTCAGTGGGGCCTACATGGGCCTGGGGGCTGGAAGGCAGACATTTGGGGCTGTCTGTCCTCCTGGGAGCATCCAGGAGGTTACTGTCAACCAGAGCTTACTGACTCCCCTCCATGTGGAGATCGACCCTGAGATCCAGCGAGTGCGCACCCAGGAGCGGGAGCAGATCAAGACCCTCAACAACAAGTTTGCCTCCTTCATTGACAAG GTGCGCTTCCTGGAGCAGCAGAATAAGGTGCTGGAGACCAAGTGGATGCTGCTGCAGGAGCAAGGTCAGAGCTCGGGCGTCACCAGGAACAATGTGGAGCCCCTGTTCGAGACCTACACAAGCAGCCTGCGCAGGCAGCTGGACAACCTTCAGGGTGAGCAGGGGAGGCTGGACTCCGAGCTGAGGAATGTACAGGATCTTGTCGAGGACTTCAAGAACAA ATATGAGGATGAAATCAACAAACGTACGGCTGCTGAGAATGAGTTTGTGGTTCTCAAGAAG GATGTGGATGCTGCGTACATGGGCCGAATGGATCTGCATGGCAGAGTGAGCACCTTGACAGAGGAGCTCGACTTCCTGAATCATCTCTATGAAATG gAGCTGAGCCAAGTGCAGACCCATGTTTCTGACACCAATGTCATCCTGTCCATGGACAATAACCGCAACCTTGACCTGGACAGCATCATTGCCGAGGTCAAGGCCCAGTACGAACTGATTGCTCAGAGGAGCAGGGCTGAAGCTGAGTCCTGGTACCAGACTCAG TATGAGGAGCTACAGGTGACAGCTGGGAAACATGGGGACAATCTGCGGGACACCAAGAATGAGATTGCTGAACTCACCCGCACTGTCCAGAGGCTGCAGGGTGAAGCAGATGCAGCCAAGAAGCAG TGTCAGCAGCTACAGACTGCCATCGCAGACGCAGAGCAGCGTGGGAATTTGGCGTTAAAGGATGCTCAGAAGAAGTTTGGGGACCTGGACACAGCCCTTCTCCAAGCCAAAGAGGAGCTGGCCCGGCTGCTGCGTGACTACCAGGCCCTCATGAATGTCAAGCTGGCCCTGGACGTGGAGATCGCCACCTACCGCAAGCTGCTGGAAAGCGAGGAGAGCAG gATGTCTGGAGAGTGTCCCAGTGCTGTCAGCATTT CGGTGACTGGAAACTCGACCACTGTGAGCGGAGGCAGTGCAGCTGGTTTTGGGGGTGGAATCTCCCTGGGCGGGAGTGGGGGTGCTGCCAAGGGGGGCTTCAGCACCAATGTGGGCTATAGCACTGTCAAGGGAGGACCTGTTTCTGGGGGAACCTCCATCCTACGGAAGACCACCACAGTCAAGACGTCCAGCCGGAGGTATTAG